In Mesoplodon densirostris isolate mMesDen1 chromosome 15, mMesDen1 primary haplotype, whole genome shotgun sequence, the DNA window tttagcttactgttttagaaaataaaagacataagTCTATATATAGTCTCCAGATGGAATAAAGTGATATTTTCCCTCCTCCCAACTAGCAATGAGGATGGTAacaattctttaattttaaatccCATGTTCGTTTCAGAAACATTTCAAAAAATTGTTTTGGTGACAATGTCTCAACAAAAAGCCTCTCcatttatatttcaaaagttTCAAATAATGTCAATAAACTGGCTAGCACAAAAAAATGATATACACTGTATTTTTAAAGGCCTTTTGGACTGCGTTTAGTAGTAAGCAGGCTGTTGGTGTATCTTGGGAGAGGTCAAACGGCgctggggaaggggaaaaggagcTTGCTTCCCATTCCTGTGTGCATGCAACAAGCAGCAAAACAGCAAAGTTACTCCAGTTAGCTGGTACTCAGCTGTGCTTTCTGTTAAAGGACATAATACAAATGGAGAAGGGAAAATGCATCACAGATCTAACACACATGGTTATTGGCACAATAAGAACACATCAAAACTTCAAAGctctttacaaaagaaaatatgcaGTACAGGCAGCAACcaaaaacctgatttaaaaaaaaaaattaacactagTATCTTTGCTTCATGAAATAATCTTTATAATCTGATATCTTCTATGGTAACCTGAAATTGTTTTCATGTAAATACTTAAAAATCAAAAAGCAGGActcctttataaaaatataacaatataaaaatagttgaggagggcttccctggtggcgcagtggttgagagtctgcctgccgatgtaggagacacgggttcgtgccccggtccgggaagatcccacatgccgcggagcagctgggcccgtgagccatggccactgagcctgtgcgtccggagcctgtgctctgcaacaggagaggccacaacagtgagaggcccgcataccgcaaaaaaaagaaaaaaaaaatagttgaagaaACTTAAAATACAATTCTCTTCTTTTACTTAAGTTGACAACAGGACAACCACGTGACAGTTTGTTAAGGCTGTGCTTTGAAGTTTCCTAAATAGTGTTCCAAATTATTCACGAAggcatattaaaataattttagcttACAAACTCACATTTGAAATTTGAATATGAAAACAAAAGGACAACTCTTTAGATAACATTAAACATTCTTTGAGAATCTAAAATACACTAACAATTCTAAAAATCAAGAACTCAGAATTTACCATATCCTCTTACAATCGccatgaaaattttaaacacacacaaaaaaacatttaATGTACTCACTTTTACAAAGCCTTAGTTCgtgtgttttatttaaaatttcagtttaacCTAACTCAAAGGCCACCCTACCAGCACTAGCAACGCTAATGCTCATCTGGGACTACGATCCTCAGTACTGTCCCAAACTTCCTCCTCATCTTATTACTTCAAAGTTATATATGTTTCTGGAAGACCACTAAATTTCAGCATATAATTGAGTTTGTTTAACGGCCTCAGAACCTACCTGTAAATATTATGACCAAGTAATAAGCCAAATACAGAGCTACCAAAGTGCCTCCTTCTCTTCTAGTGCCACAATTACGTGTGAATTTCTTGATTCAATCTTAAAATCCATGAAATAACACACCTTCAGTATGGCTACCAGAATGATTTAAAAGGAAGATAATTTCTAGTTTTCTCACAAAACAGCCTACCTGCCAGCAGAAGATCCGTTTAATGAATTCTGAAGATTTGGGATATTTGAACCTAGGGAAGGATTTGAGTTTCCCTGCTGAGAGCTCCCATTGACAGGGCTCCCATTACCTTTCAGAATACCAGTACACTTCCAGTTGTCCATATAATTAGCTGAAAGGAAAATGGTCAAACTCATTAACATGACTAATACCTATGTTCCAGGACACAAATCTaccattaaagaaataaaagagacctACAGGCTACATATCTCTCAGGATAAATGgtaaagacatttttttaaatgaaacacgCATATCTcaattttaacaattattttttgaagtttttaaagaaatactaatttaaaaacaaagctcTCACcacccatttcctttccttacaAGATAAATATTAACAGAGACAATTCTCTAAGCTACCACATTATTACATTAAGTTAGtatcaaaataaaattctgtcttcATTATAATGAATTTCAGTTCTGATGTGTGGGTAACGGAGTCACCTTCTCGGTTAAGCAAGTACAAGTCATGTCCTCATGGAGGTAGGTAACAGAACCTCTGGGGTTTGAGTGGCTTATCCAACCTGGCCTAATTGTTTGGATGCAAAACTGGTCACTGCAGACACTGAGCCCAGGAGATCCAAGTTAGGCAGGACAGGGCAGCAAAGACCCTGAGGAAAGGGACACCTGGGCTGGTTCTACCACAGCCTAAAGCTGATCATAGGAGACTCAGCCAAACTGCAGTTTGGGAACAGTAACTCCTCAAGGGAAATGAACGAAGCTATAACTTCGAATCCTAAAGATGGGATGCCACCGACTAGAGTGGTACACAGAGCCAGTGGATAAACATCCGTGGAGAAGTGCAGACCACGCCACAGCACCCAGTCTGTGTCGACTGTCCAGACCGCCTTCTCTGCTTGGCATTTGTAAGAAACTTTTAGAATCAGTGGCCTCAAGATTCTCTAACTTTGGGGAGCTGTAGAGAAGAACTGGGGAATATACtggatttttcttctcttaaggGCTTGTTGGCTAAAGCAATTGTTTAATCAAGTAAGAGATGACTATATCCTGAGTTTGTAGAGAAGTCCCACAAGTTACACACATAGCAAATGGTATCTTTGGAGGTAGTGTATATTCTGTTACAATTAGTTTTACTTTGTTCCACATGGAAACTTAAACAATTCAATTAGTCAATTACTGCAATGAACTAGGTAAAATGATAAAGATTCAACACAATACGAGACATTAATTTAAAAGTAACTgtagaaagataattttttttcaaaatacttcAGAGTttacattgctaagtgaaaattCTCAAGTAGCATCATAAAGCAACAATTCCTCCAATGAAATCTTACCTTTCCACAACCTGACACAGCCATCATCTCCTGAAGATGCCAGCACTGTCCCTGTTATATTCCAACTCACTCGCCAGACCTGAGAATTATGATTATCAAACTGAGCCACTATATGGATTTCAAATTTTGTTGGCCCACCAGAGGAAGTAAGTTCTTTCctgttaataaaaaaattttcctgAGGAATtctgagtacacacacacacacacacacacacacacactgttctaaattaaaaaatacaaatggtcTCACATAACACGCCATATCAATGTCATATCCATACTTGCCCCCCAACCTCCGTAGCTTACTGAGAGATGGGCCATGTCACTTTCATTTGATTCCCCAGTACCTGGCATGATCCTACCACATAAAAGATATTAAGTGACTAAAGAGGATTTTATTCCCCCCAAAAGGTTGAGGAATAAAAGAGATGataatgattaattttaaaagaaaaagtagtagGAAGGGAAgaataggagagaaggaagaaggaaaaaagaaaagaaaaagaactgaaacTCACAATTCCAAAGTTAAAGCTAAATAGATTATTCACAATAATGTCTCAGTGCTAATTTAATTTTCCCTAAGTAGACTGCCACCTCTCATTCCTTCAAACATTTATAGAGTGCAATTATATTCAGAGGATCCAATTCATTCTAGTATCTGCCTAAATAAAACACAACTAAGAAAACATAAATCTCCTCTCTTTACTCAATTCCCTATTCCCAAAAGTCATATATTTGTAGATAAAAGATTCATTAAAGAATCCAGTCTTCAGACCACTGTTGCCTCTACACCCTCCTCCACAAATGAAAACAAGCAAGAGGTAAGAGAACTTTCAAATTAGTAATTGTTTCAAAAACTCACCTCACAGGCtttaatgtaaaaattctcaCGTCTTTGGTTGCTATGGCAAGAATGTGGAAAGACCGTCCCAAGTTTGGAGCAAAGGCGATATCATGGACAGGATCTGTGACTGTCAGGAGGGTTTCAGCTTTCGCATATTTCctaaatgaaaaaacaatttaCGTTAAAattatcagaaatgaaaattttaaaaatccacatgtCTAGGTATCTCCATTTTCTCCACCTCGCTCACAATGAAGTAGTGTTTATCTCTGCAATATATAATATGTCCAGCCCCAACCCCCAGAAACTGTGAATGTGACCTATCGGAAAAGGGCCTTTGCAGATACAGTTAAGGATCTCAGgatgagagagaaacagacattAGAGAagaagccatgtgaagacacaggcagagactggagtgatgcagctcaGCCATGGAactcctggagcctccagaagctggaagagacaaggaaagagtCTGAAAGCAGCACAGCCCTGacaacactttgatttcagatttctggcctccagaactctgaaaaGAAACATCTCTTTTAAGCCaccagtttgtagtaatttgctTTGACAGCCCTAGGAATGTAATATAACCTCCCAGgtttcttcctttaattttttttaagtttagcttAAAACAGAGTAACTAAAACTTAATTAGAATGAGATCTTGATTTGTTAGCCATTAAcatcttttttaagaaaaagggtACCTGAATTTCCTAAGATTTGAGTGTAAAGGAAGAAGTTAAGCTGACAACAGCAAGAATTGAGTTTTTTAAGTGATGATAAAGGAAGCTACACCAAAGTCTATTTCCACACCTCAGGAGTGTTAAACTACCATCTGATCCTGTTATTCTCCAACTGAGAAGTCTTTCAATGGCTTCACATTACccttaagataaaaattaaacattgaatAGTAGGTCTTGCAGGTATAAGCTTTCCAGATTTCTCATCACACTCCCTTTTACCTATTATGTTCCAAGCACAGTGAAAATATATTGGCTCTTTCTCAACACACACAGTTTTCTCCATCTGGAATGTTTTGCCCTCTTTGTCTGGCTAACTTCTATTCATTCTATGGGTCTCCTTTTGAATGAACCTTCCTTGCCCCCTCCCCCTAGGCATAATCTCTTAACATCCTGATTCTCCCAGTTTATAAAATTCATCAccatttttcacctttttttttttgttttcccttcatgATGGTACATACTGGGAGATCAATTACCTTTTCCTCTACACCACTCAATTTTATATTACCAGAGCAGAGAACTTAGCGTATCACAGGAAATCAGTAAATATGGGACAAATAATGCATAACTGAgttaatgaataaagaaataacattttaaaaaattaaatgcaattcAGAACAATAACTAAACCAAAGCAGTACTGACCTGGTGTTTTCATTATATTCGAAAATCTGAACCTTGGCCATTGCGTTTGGGCTGCTGTCATCACTTCCTACAGCAATCATGGGGGAATGAGCACGAGAGCTAGAAAAGAAAAGTAGAAGATATTGTACATAATTATAAAGTTAATGCACATTTAGTTCAGAGAATTAAAAATGCATCCAGCAGCCATGCAACCCACCAGTCAGCGTGTCACTGCAGACTAGACCCCTGCCACGCCCGGCACCACACACCCAGGAAGGGTACCCCAGAGGTCTCAGCCTGGGGACTGAGGACACCGGGCTTTCACCTTGTTTTTAACCACATTTTCTTACGGCTGAGATAGAAAGTAGTCCTTTTCCCAAAACAAAAGGCTTCAAGcagttaatagttttttttttttaaagacacctaAGAGGCattagaatttttctttctaaaagatCTGGTCATTAACTATAGAATGAAAAGTAATTTTATGGTGACCAAATTCATGGCAAAAAGATTTTTACGTGCTTCGTACAAAAAGAACCCCACCCCGATGGAGGAGGAACAGTAgaaaaagaccaccctcaggaAGGCATGCCTGTCATTCTCTAGTCTCCAGACTCATTTGTGGTCAACTGCGTTTTGAAAAAGGCAAAAGATAAGCAATAAGAGAGTGAACTCTACTGAGGTGGACTCTAGgttgaatcattttttttcatttctatgtcTAATTTCCTAGATATTGATATCCTTTGCTTCCCCCATCCAGATTAAGTAATACCTCTATGAACATGACATAGAGGTATTGTTTAACCTTTGATCTTGATATTGTGATCTGCCAATTTCATAAAGCTGAAAACAAAATgcgataattaaaaaaaaaggtttaggtGTTTATTACTAAAGCTTCTTAATACGACATCACCTAATATAAGGGAAAAAccaggtagggacttccctggcggtccagtggttaagaatccaccttccaatgcaggggacacaggttcgatccctggtcggggaactaagatcccacatgccttggggcaactagcccac includes these proteins:
- the SEH1L gene encoding nucleoporin SEH1 isoform X1; translation: MFVARSIAADHKDLIHDVSFDFHGRRMATCSSDQSVKVWDKSESGDWHCTASWKTHSGSVWRVTWAHPEFGQVLASCSFDRTAAVWEEIVGESNDKLRGQSHWVKRTTLVDSRTSVTDVKFAPKHMGLMLATCSADGIVRIYEAPDVMNLSQWSLQHEISCKLSCSCISWNPSSSRAHSPMIAVGSDDSSPNAMAKVQIFEYNENTRKYAKAETLLTVTDPVHDIAFAPNLGRSFHILAIATKDVRIFTLKPVRKELTSSGGPTKFEIHIVAQFDNHNSQVWRVSWNITGTVLASSGDDGCVRLWKANYMDNWKCTGILKGNGSPVNGSSQQGNSNPSLGSNIPNLQNSLNGSSAGRKHS